A window of the Desulfopila inferna genome harbors these coding sequences:
- a CDS encoding OsmC family protein gives MAEEMKVTFPGNLKVQAQINEFTIETDQSKESGGDGSAPSPFALFTASVATCAGFFAMKFCRARNIETEGMTLLMKYSFDGETKRYPEMEIQLKLPEGFPEKYKEAIIRAMDQCAVKKHILDPPDFKVTLT, from the coding sequence ATGGCAGAGGAAATGAAGGTAACTTTTCCAGGGAATCTGAAAGTCCAGGCGCAGATAAATGAGTTCACAATTGAAACAGATCAGTCGAAAGAGTCGGGAGGCGACGGCTCCGCACCTTCACCTTTTGCGCTGTTTACGGCCTCTGTTGCAACCTGTGCAGGATTTTTTGCCATGAAGTTCTGCAGAGCCAGAAATATCGAAACCGAAGGCATGACCCTGCTTATGAAATACAGTTTTGACGGGGAGACTAAGAGATACCCTGAGATGGAGATTCAGCTTAAACTGCCGGAAGGTTTTCCTGAGAAATATAAAGAAGCCATCATTCGGGCAATGGATCAGTGTGCCGTCAAAAAGCACATATTGGATCCTCCGGATTTTAAAGTGACCTTAACTTGA
- the hgcB gene encoding mercury methylation ferredoxin HgcB — protein sequence MKGLRYIENVASLTLDKDRCVGCSTCVTVCPHRVFQLQESKAVMVDKNGCMECGACAVNCPVDAIRVDPGVGCASLIINRWLKGKNLPSGSCC from the coding sequence ATGAAAGGCTTACGGTATATTGAAAATGTTGCTTCGCTGACCTTGGATAAGGATCGCTGTGTGGGGTGCTCAACATGTGTAACGGTATGCCCGCATCGGGTCTTCCAGCTGCAAGAGAGTAAGGCGGTGATGGTGGATAAAAATGGCTGCATGGAGTGCGGGGCATGCGCAGTAAACTGCCCTGTTGATGCCATAAGAGTAGATCCCGGAGTGGGATGTGCCTCACTGATCATAAATCGCTGGTTGAAGGGCAAAAATCTTCCTTCGGGAAGCTGCTGCTAA